A genomic stretch from Malus domestica chromosome 15, GDT2T_hap1 includes:
- the LOC103456088 gene encoding probable WRKY transcription factor 17, with the protein MAVELMNFPKMEDQKAIQEAASQGLQSMEHLIRFLSHQQQQSNNQSARVDCTDITDHTVSKFKKVISLLNRTGHARFRRGPVQPVHFPTSHPSSSQTLNLASALNLTPTPAPAPVTTPAIVPSTPIELSFVQSQPHSMTLDFTRPNAFTSNPKSAEIEFAKESFSVSSSSSFMSSAITGDGSVSNGKLGSSIFLAPAPAVSGAKPPLSTAPYKKRCHEHDHSDDTSCKFSGSGSASGSGKCHCSKRRKNRVKKTIRVPAISSKIADIPADEYSWRKYGQKPIKGSPYPRGYYKCSTVRGCPARKHVERAPDDPAMLIVTYEGEHRHAPENVGLVSEST; encoded by the exons ATGGCGGTGGAGCTGATGAACTTCCCGAAGATGGAGGATCAGAAGGCCATACAGGAAGCGGCATCACAAGGATTGCAGAGCATGGAGCACCTGATCCGGTTCCTCTCTCATCAGCAGCAACAGTCAAACAACCAATCGGCCCGCGTCGACTGTACGGACATCACCGATCACACCGTCTCCAAGTTCAAGAAGGTCATCTCCCTCCTCAATCGGACCGGCCACGCCCGGTTCCGACGCGGTCCGGTTCAGCCGGTTCACTTCCCTACTTCTCACCCCTCGTCTTCACAAACACTCAACTTAGCTTCGGCTCTAAATCTTACTCCGACTCCGGCGCCGGCTCCAGTGACTACTCCGGCTATCGTCCCTTCGACTCCGATCGAGTTGAGTTTCGTCCAATCCCAGCCACACAGCATGACGCTCGACTTCACGAGGCCCAACGCCTTCACGTCGAACCCGAAGAGCGCGGAGATTGAGTTCGCGAAGGAGAGCTTCAGTGTCTCGTCGAGCTCGTCATTCATGTCGTCGGCGATCACCGGAGACGGCAGCGTTTCGAACGGGAAGCTCGGATCGTCGATCTTCTTGGCGCCCGCCCCGGCCGTTTCCGGTGCGAAGCCTCCCCTCTCTACGGCGCCGTATAAGAAGAGGTGCCACGAGCACGACCACTCCGACGACACGTCGTGCAAGTTTTCCGGCTCGGGATCTGCTTCCGGCTCCGGCAAGTGCCATTGCTCCAAGAGAAG GAAAAATCGGGTGAAGAAAACGATTCGTGTGCCGGCGATAAGTTCAAAAATCGCGGATATTCCAGCGGACGAGTACTCCTGGAGAAAGTACGGTCAGAAGCCGATCAAGGGCTCGCCTTACCCAAG GGGATATTACAAGTGCAGTACGGTAAGGGGGTGCCCGGCGAGGAAACACGTGGAGCGCGCTCCGGATGATCCTGCGATGCTGATCGTAACGTACGAAGGGGAGCACCGGCACGCGCCGGAGAACGTGGGGTTGGTGTCTGAGTCGACGTGA